Sequence from the Numida meleagris isolate 19003 breed g44 Domestic line chromosome 2, NumMel1.0, whole genome shotgun sequence genome:
ATCTGATCTTCTTTAGTGGTAAAGATGTTTCTAAACTGGAACCTTGTGCTGAATCATTGATACCATAGCTCTTGTCATCGAAATTCTCCTCTATTTCAGAGATCAGGTTTTGACCATTTCTGACAGCAGCAATACCACTGGGCTCCAGCTTTGGTGGTTCACTGTCTAACCTCAGCCTCTTTGCACTTTTAGGCATAGGTACTGGCAATAATGTCCTTTTTTCAAGACGACTTGATGAGCTTGAAATCAATTTttgatttttcacatttttgtccTGATCTTTGCTACCATCAGATTTCAAATTGCTCCCAGTTTTAACAAAAGCAGTCGATGTAGATGCTATTGTTTTGAAACCACTTATTTGAGCCACAGGTCCTGGGGAACTTTGGCTATCTGAAAGAGCACACAGGTTAAGCTGAATATTGCCTTTTAGAATGTTTAGTGTCCTTGCTCTTGCAGATAGCTCTGGATACATAGTGTCCAATATTTTCACAGAGTTCTCCTGAggagcacctgcagcagcactgtcagCTGCACACAGAGGAAATCTTCCTGGGACAGGAAGTGCATGCTTTGGAATGGAAGTACAAAATTGCAAAGGTGAGGAGAGAATCCTTTTACCTACTGCCATTTCTGAAGGtgatggagaggaaaacaaaagggcAGATTTGACTGTTGGAGTATCTGTCAAGGGAGACATCAGAGAAGGAACAGGGGATTCACGTAGTGGCGATATCAGTTCATCAAGAGGGGAAAGCAAAGAGGATCGATCAGCAGAAGATATTACTGGGGCCATAGAACACACAGCTCTTGGAGGAGTAGCAATCAAAGGCAGTAGCAGGGGGGGCAGAGGAGGACCCATCTCTTGCCTGATTTTATTTATAGTCTCAGATAAACATTTTGTTGGCATAGAAGTATCAGCATTTGCAAGAACTGGCTCAGTTACTTTAACTTCAAGAGcgtttgtttttcttttaccttgaaacagtttttttgATAGCCTGCCATGCATTACTTGGACAGCTGTCTTGGCTGAAACACTCAAGACTTCAGATTGTTCTTGCCCTTTGCAATTCGATTTATTGGTCTTCTTGAGAGCAACATCCACACAAGACTCTGACTCCAGCATACATGAGTTCTCAAATATCATTTTTTGTGGCTTAGGAGCCTGACTAACTGTTTGAGAATTACAGTCTACGTCAGATAGGGCTGGATTTGCAAAATACTTAACAATGAAGTTCTTTCTACCACTATCCAGAAAGTCCCTCCAAGTTGTACCACTAAAACAACAAGAAGGCTGAAAGCCATCTAACATTACATTAGTGTTATTTTCTCCTGAGTTGCAAGCAGAGCAATTTTGATTACGATTATATTCTTCAAAAATTGAAATGTCCATATCAACATTGTGTGGTAAACTTTGTTTCACATTTGACTCAAACTTCtctgaataattttcttctatgaAATTGCTGAGAGCTAACATTCTTGTATTTAATTTACTGTGTTTTACAGCTATTCTGTAAGCTTCTGAGAATGTGGTTAACACCTGGCGTAGTGGTAATCTACTTTTTGAAGCACTCAGCATCACAGGGCTTCCTTTGGATGTCCCAGTTTTTGACAGATCTTCCCTACTGTCATTCATCCATCCAGTTATGCTGTTATCTACCCTGAATTCACTAGCACcatcagtattttcagaagctAATGTACATCCtcttttcaaagaggaaaagtcTTTAGGATAACCTTCCTCAACCACATCTGACATCTCACTTGCCACATCTGGAGAAGAGCCTATTTCACAATGTATATCCATATCCATTACCGCATCTGGTTTTAGATGACTACCTGTCTCTGTATTTCCTGAGTGTGCTGTTGAATGAAGTTCACATAGTTGGTCACCAGCATCAACAATTGCACCAGCTTCCAGAGCATCCACTACAATTCTTGTTGACGCTCTCAGTTCCTTTCTGAGCATGGGAACACATTCAGAACATTTCACACATCTGCCTTTTTGTAATGGATAGTCCTTCTCCTTAGATTCATTACTCTGCTCTGCAATATCAAAAGCAGACCctttaatgctgttttcctcagaTGCCTCAAACCTATTCAATCCTTTGCTTTCCCCCCCAGCCGTTAGTGAACAAGTTCTAGAAGAATCTGTTCTAGCTTCCCATGTAGAAGTCTTGCATTCTGATTCTTGACAAATAAAGTTTTGGAAGGTTAAAGTATTCTTTTtacaagagtctgcatgcagGATTTGTAATTTAACAGATGCCTCAGGTTCTTTACCTACTGGCAACTCCTTCTCACCTGGAACTTCCCCTTCATTTTTGTGTATGCACTTCTCAGAGCAGGATTCCAGTTCTTTGCATACGTTAACTTTTTCAGTAGACATGATCTCAGCACCTTTTTTAAGGCCTTCCAAAGAACAATTAAATGCACTGCTCATAATGcaatttttatctccttttttttcccatgtaggaggaaaatcagaattttctgtgaaattagtTTCAACAACTCTGACAActttctgaagactgaaatttAGATCACTGGGCACTGTAGATTCCAAGCCATTTCTCACTTGAACAGGGGAATCTGTCTCTTCAGAATGTGTACAGTCTGTCTTCAAGTCCATTTGAGAATACAGAGCAAAGCCACTATTAAAATCCATTTCTGAAGTAGGCTGATGTATGATCTctgaatcatttttcttcacaacGTTCTTTTCCCCCTTAAATGAATTGGGACAAGCCTCAATCATCAATTTGttgctttgcttgtttaattctgcttttgttttatcaCATTTAGCATTTTCAGTTACCAATAACTGATTTTGAGGTTTTGCAAATTGTGTTTGAGAATTAAGACTACTTTCTACTAAGACAGATTGGACAGTATCCACTTCTAACAGTTTACTGCTTTCCCCTACAAAATCTTCTTGATTAACTTTGAATTCAGTTTCTTGAGATTCAATCACTCTAGAGTTCTGAGTTTTGGATAACCCACATTCTAAGGTACTGCACAGATTTTCAGGCTGTTTAatttcaccatttctttctGTACAATCCAACACAGATGATTCACACTTAGCTACGCTGCTTTCCGCATCAGTAATGCATGCCACCTTTGGTTCTGGAGGTATACTTTCCAAGTTTGATTTCCCTTGGAAAAAGTGACtgtaattttcttcctgatgatttttaccttttaaatcttccccttccttctcatacagtaattttccattttctgcacTATGGAGCAGCTCTGATGATTCAGCTATTTCAAGAACACTTTCTTTGTTCAATTTCATAGTTAGTTCAACAGATTTGGGTCTGATTACGTCTTGAATTTTGAGCTGTCCATCATCTTCTGGAAAGGCCAATGAAGCACTTCCCGCCACacatacttttttgtttgtatcaTCCATACACAGTGAATGTTCGATTCCTTCAACAGCAGATACAGGTAAGTAACACTGAGAGACTTTAGCTGTCTCCAGTTCATGTTTTCTGACTATTTCATACTTTAGTGTATGTGTGCATTGTTCCTTTAGTATCTTTTCACTGTCATGTCTTATTTCAGAGCACTGAGAACAAACAGAAGTCTCAGTAAATTCAGTGCATACATCAGTTTCCATAACTATTCCCTCACCATCATGCTGTATTATTAGGTCTTCAGGACACTTTGCTTCACAAAAAGATTTAAAGCTACAGGAATTGTACAATACATTTACAGAGAGCTCTCTTTTGTTGTTAGACTTTGCACAGAGCCCTTGCATCTGTATTGTAGCCGTTGCTTCCTCTCCAGTTATCACTTGTTTGACATTTTCCTCAACATTAATTGCCATATTAGTTATCTTTACTGAAtccttgcattcattttcaacCACTTCACTCTCTATCAACACACCAGATTTCTCCTCAGaatcttttctttgaagtacAAGGTATTGCTCAGGATGCAAATGAGTAACATTTTGGGGAATGGATACTGCCTTGGGAATTTCCCTTTCatgttctgctttcattaaCTCACCATACTTTTCATGCGTACCCTCATAACCACCAGCTCTGACTAAGATCACATTCTCCTCTGTTTGCTCAACCTCACTACATCTTTCTATTTGATTCTGAAGGTTGAATCTGTGTAGCATAGAATGAATTGAAGAGACCGTTTCTTCATTGTGCATCTCCTTGATATCTCCTTTCCGTTCTTCTTTGGCTTCCAATTCACATGCTGTTGTTTCCATAAGATCTCTCTTCAGAGTTTCCATGTTCTCAGAATTCTCCTCCAAACAGTCT
This genomic interval carries:
- the ICE1 gene encoding little elongation complex subunit 1 isoform X1 → MCGAQGAAGTMMPGETQLPPAGTAAAAVPCKNCGVLQQNINEYVAALVALKQKMINGDRLLTEYQQKCTELQFAEREISALRCQVEQMLQKIQPLEKGQKELSSLKAELEEKKSSLKIYQESQLECVRIKEEIVKSDAVRKKLEAKVKKLEEAATKHTQDFKQLKIEKKKLEKELKKAQGKLDGVLKEKCRKVKHAETQSSNEDLTADIDKEKVKFLLEELWMCIDSAKEKRVKQENDPILASAQDKAWPGKRRLFITKETVQTHQKIAKCGGKTVPWQSSIESAGRQNSVTALQFQVNTEPTGGDCLENWTTEDYLQGCEDKATDVIVQTDGTHSSSAFSDQEQKGQGGNVMDILNWVRPLPALLSPVQLSPVATQDILFGELTGSSDEEVDCSASAVECILQEDQAQPQNCCNVFKLNEECNRWNKPHGHSLDAETLYNSSRTEKIVPIDPEMLIKEEGNAKQCEVATSITTTESNRDCLEENSENMETLKRDLMETTACELEAKEERKGDIKEMHNEETVSSIHSMLHRFNLQNQIERCSEVEQTEENVILVRAGGYEGTHEKYGELMKAEHEREIPKAVSIPQNVTHLHPEQYLVLQRKDSEEKSGVLIESEVVENECKDSVKITNMAINVEENVKQVITGEEATATIQMQGLCAKSNNKRELSVNVLYNSCSFKSFCEAKCPEDLIIQHDGEGIVMETDVCTEFTETSVCSQCSEIRHDSEKILKEQCTHTLKYEIVRKHELETAKVSQCYLPVSAVEGIEHSLCMDDTNKKVCVAGSASLAFPEDDGQLKIQDVIRPKSVELTMKLNKESVLEIAESSELLHSAENGKLLYEKEGEDLKGKNHQEENYSHFFQGKSNLESIPPEPKVACITDAESSVAKCESSVLDCTERNGEIKQPENLCSTLECGLSKTQNSRVIESQETEFKVNQEDFVGESSKLLEVDTVQSVLVESSLNSQTQFAKPQNQLLVTENAKCDKTKAELNKQSNKLMIEACPNSFKGEKNVVKKNDSEIIHQPTSEMDFNSGFALYSQMDLKTDCTHSEETDSPVQVRNGLESTVPSDLNFSLQKVVRVVETNFTENSDFPPTWEKKGDKNCIMSSAFNCSLEGLKKGAEIMSTEKVNVCKELESCSEKCIHKNEGEVPGEKELPVGKEPEASVKLQILHADSCKKNTLTFQNFICQESECKTSTWEARTDSSRTCSLTAGGESKGLNRFEASEENSIKGSAFDIAEQSNESKEKDYPLQKGRCVKCSECVPMLRKELRASTRIVVDALEAGAIVDAGDQLCELHSTAHSGNTETGSHLKPDAVMDMDIHCEIGSSPDVASEMSDVVEEGYPKDFSSLKRGCTLASENTDGASEFRVDNSITGWMNDSREDLSKTGTSKGSPVMLSASKSRLPLRQVLTTFSEAYRIAVKHSKLNTRMLALSNFIEENYSEKFESNVKQSLPHNVDMDISIFEEYNRNQNCSACNSGENNTNVMLDGFQPSCCFSGTTWRDFLDSGRKNFIVKYFANPALSDVDCNSQTVSQAPKPQKMIFENSCMLESESCVDVALKKTNKSNCKGQEQSEVLSVSAKTAVQVMHGRLSKKLFQGKRKTNALEVKVTEPVLANADTSMPTKCLSETINKIRQEMGPPLPPLLLPLIATPPRAVCSMAPVISSADRSSLLSPLDELISPLRESPVPSLMSPLTDTPTVKSALLFSSPSPSEMAVGKRILSSPLQFCTSIPKHALPVPGRFPLCAADSAAAGAPQENSVKILDTMYPELSARARTLNILKGNIQLNLCALSDSQSSPGPVAQISGFKTIASTSTAFVKTGSNLKSDGSKDQDKNVKNQKLISSSSSRLEKRTLLPVPMPKSAKRLRLDSEPPKLEPSGIAAVRNGQNLISEIEENFDDKSYGINDSAQGSSLETSLPLKKIRSDPDCQKAYLALKKIAESCFDLLPVIQSHLGDISKIPIIRDEEKEVVNEFGIKNKHLAESLLHVILNTLKAQKIASSYNFSQALCRVYTGICRQLGDLERARLFCYSLLKEDFPDSDKLILFITNIWPDIFFFQGAINKAMQLIIRQNANDSVLACLNAYLSWEQGSSLDAGIMVSNLLLEMQSCPKVDFQLNEQYGEDLSEDAWQYIFAIDLLCSHLKWDWTHDNVISKVLWPSMDKWIKTRKEHESAQSIPDSIIALTLRLIGRLGQIGLKEGYLSAVKNISSVIGMFVQHAKEEDVPWGVQLAAIYSLCDLGPSNPVGIVGAIHAWRAAVLNSVPFAVTSGLAKVNSLCKMELH
- the ICE1 gene encoding little elongation complex subunit 1 isoform X2 gives rise to the protein MINGDRLLTEYQQKCTELQFAEREISALRCQVEQMLQKIQPLEKGQKELSSLKAELEEKKSSLKIYQESQLECVRIKEEIVKSDAVRKKLEAKVKKLEEAATKHTQDFKQLKIEKKKLEKELKKAQGKLDGVLKEKCRKVKHAETQSSNEDLTADIDKEKVKFLLEELWMCIDSAKEKRVKQENDPILASAQDKAWPGKRRLFITKETVQTHQKIAKCGGKTVPWQSSIESAGRQNSVTALQFQVNTEPTGGDCLENWTTEDYLQGCEDKATDVIVQTDGTHSSSAFSDQEQKGQGGNVMDILNWVRPLPALLSPVQLSPVATQDILFGELTGSSDEEVDCSASAVECILQEDQAQPQNCCNVFKLNEECNRWNKPHGHSLDAETLYNSSRTEKIVPIDPEMLIKEEGNAKQCEVATSITTTESNRDCLEENSENMETLKRDLMETTACELEAKEERKGDIKEMHNEETVSSIHSMLHRFNLQNQIERCSEVEQTEENVILVRAGGYEGTHEKYGELMKAEHEREIPKAVSIPQNVTHLHPEQYLVLQRKDSEEKSGVLIESEVVENECKDSVKITNMAINVEENVKQVITGEEATATIQMQGLCAKSNNKRELSVNVLYNSCSFKSFCEAKCPEDLIIQHDGEGIVMETDVCTEFTETSVCSQCSEIRHDSEKILKEQCTHTLKYEIVRKHELETAKVSQCYLPVSAVEGIEHSLCMDDTNKKVCVAGSASLAFPEDDGQLKIQDVIRPKSVELTMKLNKESVLEIAESSELLHSAENGKLLYEKEGEDLKGKNHQEENYSHFFQGKSNLESIPPEPKVACITDAESSVAKCESSVLDCTERNGEIKQPENLCSTLECGLSKTQNSRVIESQETEFKVNQEDFVGESSKLLEVDTVQSVLVESSLNSQTQFAKPQNQLLVTENAKCDKTKAELNKQSNKLMIEACPNSFKGEKNVVKKNDSEIIHQPTSEMDFNSGFALYSQMDLKTDCTHSEETDSPVQVRNGLESTVPSDLNFSLQKVVRVVETNFTENSDFPPTWEKKGDKNCIMSSAFNCSLEGLKKGAEIMSTEKVNVCKELESCSEKCIHKNEGEVPGEKELPVGKEPEASVKLQILHADSCKKNTLTFQNFICQESECKTSTWEARTDSSRTCSLTAGGESKGLNRFEASEENSIKGSAFDIAEQSNESKEKDYPLQKGRCVKCSECVPMLRKELRASTRIVVDALEAGAIVDAGDQLCELHSTAHSGNTETGSHLKPDAVMDMDIHCEIGSSPDVASEMSDVVEEGYPKDFSSLKRGCTLASENTDGASEFRVDNSITGWMNDSREDLSKTGTSKGSPVMLSASKSRLPLRQVLTTFSEAYRIAVKHSKLNTRMLALSNFIEENYSEKFESNVKQSLPHNVDMDISIFEEYNRNQNCSACNSGENNTNVMLDGFQPSCCFSGTTWRDFLDSGRKNFIVKYFANPALSDVDCNSQTVSQAPKPQKMIFENSCMLESESCVDVALKKTNKSNCKGQEQSEVLSVSAKTAVQVMHGRLSKKLFQGKRKTNALEVKVTEPVLANADTSMPTKCLSETINKIRQEMGPPLPPLLLPLIATPPRAVCSMAPVISSADRSSLLSPLDELISPLRESPVPSLMSPLTDTPTVKSALLFSSPSPSEMAVGKRILSSPLQFCTSIPKHALPVPGRFPLCAADSAAAGAPQENSVKILDTMYPELSARARTLNILKGNIQLNLCALSDSQSSPGPVAQISGFKTIASTSTAFVKTGSNLKSDGSKDQDKNVKNQKLISSSSSRLEKRTLLPVPMPKSAKRLRLDSEPPKLEPSGIAAVRNGQNLISEIEENFDDKSYGINDSAQGSSLETSLPLKKIRSDPDCQKAYLALKKIAESCFDLLPVIQSHLGDISKIPIIRDEEKEVVNEFGIKNKHLAESLLHVILNTLKAQKIASSYNFSQALCRVYTGICRQLGDLERARLFCYSLLKEDFPDSDKLILFITNIWPDIFFFQGAINKAMQLIIRQNANDSVLACLNAYLSWEQGSSLDAGIMVSNLLLEMQSCPKVDFQLNEQYGEDLSEDAWQYIFAIDLLCSHLKWDWTHDNVISKVLWPSMDKWIKTRKEHESAQSIPDSIIALTLRLIGRLGQIGLKEGYLSAVKNISSVIGMFVQHAKEEDVPWGVQLAAIYSLCDLGPSNPVGIVGAIHAWRAAVLNSVPFAVTSGLAKVNSLCKMELH
- the ICE1 gene encoding little elongation complex subunit 1 isoform X3; this translates as MDLHCSTSIAISETVQTHQKIAKCGGKTVPWQSSIESAGRQNSVTALQFQVNTEPTGGDCLENWTTEDYLQGCEDKATDVIVQTDGTHSSSAFSDQEQKGQGGNVMDILNWVRPLPALLSPVQLSPVATQDILFGELTGSSDEEVDCSASAVECILQEDQAQPQNCCNVFKLNEECNRWNKPHGHSLDAETLYNSSRTEKIVPIDPEMLIKEEGNAKQCEVATSITTTESNRDCLEENSENMETLKRDLMETTACELEAKEERKGDIKEMHNEETVSSIHSMLHRFNLQNQIERCSEVEQTEENVILVRAGGYEGTHEKYGELMKAEHEREIPKAVSIPQNVTHLHPEQYLVLQRKDSEEKSGVLIESEVVENECKDSVKITNMAINVEENVKQVITGEEATATIQMQGLCAKSNNKRELSVNVLYNSCSFKSFCEAKCPEDLIIQHDGEGIVMETDVCTEFTETSVCSQCSEIRHDSEKILKEQCTHTLKYEIVRKHELETAKVSQCYLPVSAVEGIEHSLCMDDTNKKVCVAGSASLAFPEDDGQLKIQDVIRPKSVELTMKLNKESVLEIAESSELLHSAENGKLLYEKEGEDLKGKNHQEENYSHFFQGKSNLESIPPEPKVACITDAESSVAKCESSVLDCTERNGEIKQPENLCSTLECGLSKTQNSRVIESQETEFKVNQEDFVGESSKLLEVDTVQSVLVESSLNSQTQFAKPQNQLLVTENAKCDKTKAELNKQSNKLMIEACPNSFKGEKNVVKKNDSEIIHQPTSEMDFNSGFALYSQMDLKTDCTHSEETDSPVQVRNGLESTVPSDLNFSLQKVVRVVETNFTENSDFPPTWEKKGDKNCIMSSAFNCSLEGLKKGAEIMSTEKVNVCKELESCSEKCIHKNEGEVPGEKELPVGKEPEASVKLQILHADSCKKNTLTFQNFICQESECKTSTWEARTDSSRTCSLTAGGESKGLNRFEASEENSIKGSAFDIAEQSNESKEKDYPLQKGRCVKCSECVPMLRKELRASTRIVVDALEAGAIVDAGDQLCELHSTAHSGNTETGSHLKPDAVMDMDIHCEIGSSPDVASEMSDVVEEGYPKDFSSLKRGCTLASENTDGASEFRVDNSITGWMNDSREDLSKTGTSKGSPVMLSASKSRLPLRQVLTTFSEAYRIAVKHSKLNTRMLALSNFIEENYSEKFESNVKQSLPHNVDMDISIFEEYNRNQNCSACNSGENNTNVMLDGFQPSCCFSGTTWRDFLDSGRKNFIVKYFANPALSDVDCNSQTVSQAPKPQKMIFENSCMLESESCVDVALKKTNKSNCKGQEQSEVLSVSAKTAVQVMHGRLSKKLFQGKRKTNALEVKVTEPVLANADTSMPTKCLSETINKIRQEMGPPLPPLLLPLIATPPRAVCSMAPVISSADRSSLLSPLDELISPLRESPVPSLMSPLTDTPTVKSALLFSSPSPSEMAVGKRILSSPLQFCTSIPKHALPVPGRFPLCAADSAAAGAPQENSVKILDTMYPELSARARTLNILKGNIQLNLCALSDSQSSPGPVAQISGFKTIASTSTAFVKTGSNLKSDGSKDQDKNVKNQKLISSSSSRLEKRTLLPVPMPKSAKRLRLDSEPPKLEPSGIAAVRNGQNLISEIEENFDDKSYGINDSAQGSSLETSLPLKKIRSDPDCQKAYLALKKIAESCFDLLPVIQSHLGDISKIPIIRDEEKEVVNEFGIKNKHLAESLLHVILNTLKAQKIASSYNFSQALCRVYTGICRQLGDLERARLFCYSLLKEDFPDSDKLILFITNIWPDIFFFQGAINKAMQLIIRQNANDSVLACLNAYLSWEQGSSLDAGIMVSNLLLEMQSCPKVDFQLNEQYGEDLSEDAWQYIFAIDLLCSHLKWDWTHDNVISKVLWPSMDKWIKTRKEHESAQSIPDSIIALTLRLIGRLGQIGLKEGYLSAVKNISSVIGMFVQHAKEEDVPWGVQLAAIYSLCDLGPSNPVGIVGAIHAWRAAVLNSVPFAVTSGLAKVNSLCKMELH
- the ICE1 gene encoding little elongation complex subunit 1 isoform X4 is translated as MCGAQGAAGTMMPGETQLPPAGTAAAAVPCKNCGVLQQNINEYVAALVALKQKMINGDRLLTEYQQKCTELQFAEREISALRCQVEQMLQKIQPLEKGQKELSSLKAELEEKKSSLKIYQESQLECVRIKEEIVKSDAVRKKLEAKVKKLEEAATKHTQDFKQLKIEKKKLEKELKKAQGKLDGVLKEKCRKVKHAETQSSNEDLTADIDKEKVKFLLEELWMCIDSAKEKRVKQENDPILASAQDKAWPGKRRLFITKETVQTHQKIAKCGGKTVPWQSSIESAGRQNSVTALQFQVNTEPTGGDCLENWTTEDYLQGCEDKATDVIVQTDGTHSSSAFSDQEQKGQGGNVMDILNWVRPLPALLSPVQLSPVATQDILFGELTGSSDEEVDCSASAVECILQEDQAQPQNCCNVFKLNEECNRWNKPHGHSLDAETLYNSSRTEKIVPIDPEMLIKEEGNAKQCEVATSITTTESNRDCLEENSENMETLKRDLMETTACELEAKEERKGDIKEMHNEETVSSIHSMLHRFNLQNQIERCSEVEQTEENVILVRAGGYEGTHEKYGELMKAEHEREIPKAVSIPQNVTHLHPEQYLVLQRKDSEEKSGVLIESEVVENECKDSVKITNMAINVEENVKQVITGEEATATIQMQGLCAKSNNKRELSVNVLYNSCSFKSFCEAKCPEDLIIQHDGEGIVMETDVCTEFTETSVCSQCSEIRHDSEKILKEQCTHTLKYEIVRKHELETAKVSQCYLPVSAVEGIEHSLCMDDTNKKVCVAGSASLAFPEDDGQLKIQDVIRPKSVELTMKLNKESVLEIAESSELLHSAENGKLLYEKEGEDLKGKNHQEENYSHFFQGKSNLESIPPEPKVACITDAESSVAKCESSVLDCTERNGEIKQPENLCSTLECGLSKTQNSRVIESQETEFKVNQEDFVGESSKLLEVDTVQSVLVESSLNSQTQFAKPQNQLLVTENAKCDKTKAELNKQSNKLMIEACPNSFKGEKNVVKKNDSEIIHQPTSEMDFNSGFALYSQMDLKTDCTHSEETDSPVQVRNGLESTVPSDLNFSLQKVVRVVETNFTENSDFPPTWEKKGDKNCIMSSAFNCSLEGLKKGAEIMSTEKVNVCKELESCSEKCIHKNEGEVPGEKELPVGKEPEASVKLQILHADSCKKNTLTFQNFICQESECKTSTWEARTDSSRTCSLTAGGESKGLNRFEASEENSIKGSAFDIAEQSNESKEKDYPLQKGRCVKCSECVPMLRKELRASTRIVVDALEAGAIVDAGDQLCELHSTAHSGNTETGSHLKPDAVMDMDIHCEIGSSPDVASEMSDVVEEGYPKDFSSLKRGCTLASENTDGASEFRVDNSITGWMNDSREDLSKTGTSKGSPVMLSASKSRLPLRQVLTTFSEAYRIAVKHSKLNTRMLALSNFIEENYSEKFESNVKQSLPHNVDMDISIFEEYNRNQNCSACNSGENNTNVMLDGFQPSCCFSGTTWRDFLDSGRKNFIVKYFANPALSDVDCNSQTVSQAPKPQKMIFENSCMLESESCVDVALKKTNKSNCKGQEQSEVLSVSAKTAVQVMHGRLSKKLFQGKRKTNALEVKVTEPVLANADTSMPTKCLSETINKIRQEMGPPLPPLLLPLIATPPRAVCSMAPVISSADRSSLLSPLDELISPLRESPVPSLMSPLTDTPTVKSALLFSSPSPSEMAVGKRILSSPLQFCTSIPKHALPVPGRFPLCAADSAAAGAPQENSVKILDTMYPELSARARTLNILKGNIQLNLCALSDSQSSPGPVAQISGFKTIASTSTAFVKTGSNLKSDGSKDQDKNVKNQKLISSSSSRLEKRTLLPVPMPKSAKRLRLDSEPPKLEPSGIAAVRNGQNLISEIEENFDDKSYGINDSAQGSSLETSLPLKKIRSDPDCQKAYLALKKIAESCFDLLPVIQSHLGDISKIPIIRDEEKEVVNEFGIKNKTFQTRIN